The Thermomicrobiales bacterium genome contains the following window.
CCTGGCCACCCCTGCCGACCGCCTCACCACCATCGTCGCCGGCGGCGCAGGCTACGGTCCACACACCGACCGCGACCCCGCCCTTGCCGCGCGTGACGAGGAGTTTGGGTATGTCGAGAGGGCTGCTGAAAAGCAGGAAGGCTAAGGGCTCAAGGCTCGATGCAATCAGCCAAAACACTTTTGCGTTGAGTTGTGAGATGCAGTGAGTATGTCATGACGACAGCCACCCCGTGTCCTGTCATCTAACGCCCAGATAACACTCGGCAGCAAGAGCTTTCTCCTGCGTTCATCTGCAGCCAATCGGGGGAGATTTCTCACTGCGGTTCGAAATGACAGGATTCGGAGCTGGCTGCCGGCCTGAGCGACTGACAATCTGGCGTTGACAGCCCATGAAGTAGTGGACCGCAGTGAAACTGTCGGTTCGACAGCCACCTCCGTGGCCTGTCATCTTGAGCCGCAGCGAAAGATCTCTCCCGGCGAGCACCAATCGCGCGCCGTGCGCGATCATTCCTCGAACCACCCAGCACTCAAGTCCTCCCAGTCAGGATTCTCTGACTCAATCAGCTCGATCTTCCTGGATCGCAGCCAGTGTTTGAGTTGCTTCTCACGACTGATCGCATCATTGACGTACGGGAACTCCTCGTAATAGACGAGGCGCGAGATGCCGTAGCGGCCTGTGAACGTATCCGCTCGTAGCTGCGCATG
Protein-coding sequences here:
- a CDS encoding GIY-YIG nuclease family protein; translated protein: MSPRQPRSYWVYIVTNVRGRSGTLYIGVTNDLQRRIREHAQLRADTFTGRYGISRLVYYEEFPYVNDAISREKQLKHWLRSRKIELIESENPDWEDLSAGWFEE